The Leptospira bourretii genomic sequence TGCAGAGAATTCAAAATCCAAGTAAGTTCTAGAAAGGAGACTATCTTTGGGAAAATCAGAAGAAGCAAGAGCGCGAATTTTAATACGGGGAACTGTACAAGGGGTCGGATTTCGTTACTATGTCCTCCAAAAAGCCCAAGAAATGAGACTCAAAGGTTATACTCAAAACTTACCCAATGGGGAAGTGGAAGCTGTTGTAGAAGGTGATAAACTTTTTATTGAAGATTTGTACAGAGCCATGCAACGAGGACCTACAAAAGCAAAGGTAAAGGATCATGTCATTGAGTGGAGTGATCCAAAAAATCAATTCAGAACTTTTTTAATCAAAAAATAACATGAAAAAACGAAGACTTGGCAAAACAGGAATGGTGGTTTCCGAAATTTGTATGGGAACCATGAC encodes the following:
- a CDS encoding acylphosphatase, with translation MGKSEEARARILIRGTVQGVGFRYYVLQKAQEMRLKGYTQNLPNGEVEAVVEGDKLFIEDLYRAMQRGPTKAKVKDHVIEWSDPKNQFRTFLIKK